Sequence from the Gemmatimonadota bacterium genome:
ATCTGCAAGAACGGGCCTGGCCTGGGGAACGACAACCAGAACGGGTTGTGGGTCATCCGCATGGCGCCAGGCGGGAAGGTCGATGCCGTAAACCTGCTCCGGCGCGTTCGGCATGGCAACTGGTTTCTTTCCGCCACCTACCGCGGCCCCATACAATACGACCGTGACACGCCGACCCTCCCTCGCCGCCGCCGCCCCTCGCGCTGCTCGCCGCCTCAGTACGCTCGGCGCCCAGTCAACGTCATTCCACGTGGCCGAACGTCGACCCCGTCGAAGGTGGTAGCAACCCCGCCGTCCTCGACAGCCTCGACAAGGAGATCACGGCGGGGAAATCGGCCTTATTGATCGCATGGTCGTCACTCAGCGCGGTCGTCTCGTGATGGACAAGCGGTATCCACGCGACTACGACAAGATCTACGGCGACTCGTCGCGCGCCGCTTCGTCGCTGAACAACTCGCACGACCCCACTGGGCCCTTCTAACCCACTTCAATCCGTGGTGGCACCCGACGTATCGACGGGCTCACTGCACACCCTGCAGTCCGTCCCAGACCGTGGCTCAGCGGTGATCGGGTGGCGGTCACCCGCGGTGAATTCGGCCCTGACATGCCGTTCTCACCTTACGGGATACCGCCGCCGTCGCTGAACCTCGACTTGATCGCAAGCGGCGCATCACCCATCCGCCACTTGCTCACGATGACGGGCGGATTCGACTGGAACAAAGCATTCCGTATAGCGATCCGCGCAAGCACGGCGGGCGAGCAAAGAACCAGCCCGGACTGGAGTCCAGGTTCACCATCAGCCGGCCGATGATGCTGGAGGCGGAACACATTCCAACTACAGCAGCGGCGAGGCGCGTTGCTCGCTACATCTTCTTCCGCGCCACCGGCGTCGACATCGAGGAGTACGCGGCGCGCCATCTCTTCGCGCCACTCCGGCATCACCAACTGGCACTGGAAGCGCTCGACCTCAAAGACCATGTCGACACCGAGGGTGGTTTGTATCGAAGCGACCGACCTGGCGCGGATCTGGCAACCTGGCTGCAGGGCGGCCAGTGGAAGGAACGACAAATGATGTCGGAACGCTGGGTGCGTGGATCCGTGACACCGCCCATCGCGACCAGGACGCGCGCCGGCGCGCCAGTGCAGTACAAGTGGTGGCTCTACAGCAATCCAGTCGGGCCGGACGCGTTCATCTGGGCCGGGTCCGGGTTCGGTGGGCAGTTCCCGATGGCGTTTCCCGACCAGGAGATGGTGGTAGTCTTCAATGCGTGGAACATCAGCGGCGGGCCAGGCTTCCGCTGCGTGCTGCGGTACAGGAACGGCTGATCAGAGGGCGGCGAAGTAGGCAGGACAGGGCGCCTAACGCGCCCCG
This genomic interval carries:
- a CDS encoding serine hydrolase, translating into MMLEAEHIPTTAAARRVARYIFFRATGVDIEEYAARHLFAPLRHHQLALEALDLKDHVDTEGGLYRSDRPGADLATWLQGGQWKERQMMSERWVRGSVTPPIATRTRAGAPVQYKWWLYSNPVGPDAFIWAGSGFGGQFPMAFPDQEMVVVFNAWNISGGPGFRCVLRYRNG